The Plasmodium yoelii strain 17X genome assembly, chromosome: 14 DNA segment ATGCTTTAGAAGTAGAattagataataaaaaattaatacttGAAGTAGCTCAACATTTAGGTAATAAAGTTGTTAGAACTATTGCTATGGATGCTACAGATGGGTTAATAAGAGGACAAGATGTTATTGATTGTGGTATTCCAATTAGTGTTCCAGTAGGGAAAGAAACATTAGGAAGAATTATGAACGTAATTGGAGAACCCATCGATGAATGTGGTGATattaaaagtaaaaaattattgcCTATACATAGAGATCCACCATTATTTACTGATCAAAGTACAGAACCTGCTTTATTAATAACCGGAATAAAAGTTGTTGATCTAATTGCACCATATGCAAAAGGTGGAAAAATTGGTTTATTCGGAGGTGCAGGTGTCGGAAAAACGGTGCTAATTATGGAATTAATTAATAATGTTGCTAAAAAACATGGTGGATATTCTGTTTTTGCTGGAGTAGGTGAAAGAACAAGAGAAGGTAACGATTTATATCATGAAATGTTAACAACTggtgttataaaaaaaaaaaaaataaaagataatgAATATGATTTTAGTGGTTCAAAAGCCGCTTTAGTATATGGTCAAATGAATGAACCTCCAGGTGCCCGTGCAAGAGTTGCATTAACCGGTTTAACTGTTGCAGAATATTTTAGAGATGAAGAAAATCAagatgttttattatttgtagataatatttatagatTCACACAAGCAGGTTCTGAAGTGTCTGCTTTATTAGGACGTATACCATCAGCTGTTGGATATCAACCAACTTTAGCTACTGATTTAGGTGCATTACAAGAAAGAATCACAACTACAAAAAATGGTTCTATTACATCTGTACAAGCAGTTTATGTACCTGCTGACGATTTAACAGATCCTGCACCAGCCACAACATTTTCACATCTAGATGCAACAACAGTCTTATCAAGATCTATAGCAGAATTAGGAATATATCCAGCTGTTGACCCATTAGATTCAACATCTCGTATGTTAACACCCGATATTGTGGGAATAGAACAATATGAAGTTGCAAGAAATATTCAACAAATCTTACAAGATTATAAATCATTACAAGATATAATTGCAATTCTTGGTATTGATGAGTTATCAGAACAAGATAAATTAACAGTTGCACGAGCCAGAAAAGTTCAACGATTTTTATCACAACCATTTGCTGTTGCTGAAGTTTTTACAGGTAAGCCAGGAAGATTTGTAGAACTTGAAGATACGATAAAAGGTTTTTCTGAACTACTTAAAGGAAATTGTGATGACCTCCCTGAAATGGCTTTCTATATGGTTGGGGGTTTGGATGAAGTCAAGTCAAAAGCGATAGAAATGGCTAAACAAGTTTAAAATGGAAGAAATGTAAGAAAATGGAGAACAGGAATTCACAACAATACCATGGATacgtatgtatatatatatatatatacgcaAATTTTTTaccttgtttttttttctaacaCTCTTTAATGGCTTATTTCATTTTGGAGTTTACAAAATGGTTCATATTCCATATCaaagaaatatatacttaattTTAATTAGGTATTTTCTCaagaaattataattttttttttttttttttcacatgtaatatatatgtatatatgcatgCGTTATGTACATGTGTTATATGCATGTGTTATATGCATGTGTTATATGCATGTGTTATATACATGAGTGCTTGTATTTCACTTAGTCATTACCATTTgacaatttttattgttattttatttttttaataaaaagatATAGAATACACTAATTACTgccataataaaaaaaataaaagcatTATTAtctgtatattttattcatagttttcatattttgaaaaagttaaagaaaaatatgtcCATGTacaaatgtataaaaatatgggtaataaatatactactctttatttttttttcgaattaTATAACTAGAactatttttcattttaatatCTTTGGCTATTAATGGGTACTTTACTTCTATCCACATATCAATAGTTACATGTAGGCATGTAATAACCATTTAGCAAatctctatttttttttatagattCTATTAAATGTATTTGAACATGtttcttaatatttttacacaCATCATTATCTTCTacatttgaatttttatattccaaATATGTTTTCAATACATCTTTGTCATAGGCATCCTAAGAATTGATTTGAACGGAAAGATATAAAGTAAcgaattatataataaaaagattATGCAGTATAACAttcaacaaaaaaaaaaaaaaaaaaaaaaaaaaacataagaACGTAAGAACATTTTCAAGTTAAATTATCATACCTTAATCAGAAGTTGTATGGATTCTTTCATATGTGGGGtgttaattattttttcttttaacttatttttatattcttgaAATCTGGAAAAGTTATAAAGGGGCATAATTTGTACACATTGTGACATGTCTGTCagtatacatacatacatacatatatatatatatatatatatatatatatttatttgtttatgtatttttttttgacatacttgtaataaaaaataaattgctCTCTCTCTTCATTCATCATACTAAGTATATCATAATTGAGAGAATTACAAGTTTGTACTTTTTTAACaatagtataaaaataatttatagacAAATTACAAAGATTGctcaaattataaaagttTAATTTTTCTCGTCCTAAAATAATGCAAGTCGAAAAGGCACAAAATGTGTGTATGACATTTTTCAATGTGCTAGCTATTATGACATTTTTCAATGTGCTAGCTATTATGtcttttcttttctttttttttatttttttttattttattttatttttttttattttattttatttttttttttttacccaAATAAGTAAACGAATTTATCATGTTTAGCGAATTTGTTGTGATTCGGCAATAGTAACCTTGAGcgtgtatattttttgatatatcaaaatattttacattaaatttttcatttaattctGGTTGATTTTTTATGGTTATTTTTAAGGTATCAGTACAgaatgcattattatatacttgtttaaATTGTCTAGAATTATCATTATTCTCATTAATATttggttttatattttcttctccACTTTGGGGTGCTAACAAATCATTGTATTTACATAAATCACCATTTGAAGCTtgaaagtaataaaaataaaaatcacAAGGAAGTTtgttaaaataaacaaatggTTTTTCAAatacttttaattttttataataataaaaaatatcatcaCATTTATTTTGGATGTTTTCCATTGATTTTTTATCACtctcaaatatttttttctctttcatTTCTTCGCAATTCtctatttttttctctttcattttttcgcaattctctatttttttgttttttttttcgcagTTCTCCATTTGTTtgcttttcttttttaatttaagtACATTATAAGGTATTCTACATTTATCTAAAACTATTTTTAGAATCTCTTTGCTTGCCATTTTTCCTATTTCAACactattataatattcatgATTTAATTCCCTGTTTTTGTTAATACGATATTTGTTCGAAAATGCACAAAGGTCTCCCCCACTGAATATAAATTTGTCGTTTGTCTGAAAAGTTCCACAAAGGGAGAAAAGAAAACGCATCATCGGGGTTTAGTTCGGGCACCCGCACTGTTGCTACGGCTACTACTGCTATGCTACTACTGCTACGTCTACTATGCTACTACTACTATGCTACTGCTACTATGCTACTGCTACTACTACTACTGAGGCGAGTGCAGTGGCGGTGTGTTGGGTAGCTTACCTGAAAATTGTGATTAAGACATATTTTTTGGTTGTATACTATAGACGATTTTCTAAGAATATAATTAAGATGATTGTTCATATCAAAATGATATGAGGATAAAAGTATATGACATggtaatataataaaatttttaaaaattatgtttttttgatttataaGTGATTGGTCTGTTTTTTTATGCTTGCAAAAACGgacaataatattttttaatttattatctttattttttttaattgcaatAATTTGTCCATAAATTATTCGTATTTTTaaaagatgaaataaaaaaaatattttatttaatgcatattttatattttttaatacacaatttttatgataataattgttactcaaatttgtattatttaaaaataaataattattttttaaatcttctttatttttataatatccTCGTtctttgaaaatataatctTTTATACATCCcccatcatttttatcattgtCTTTTTCTACACtctcttttttcatttctttcaTATTTTCTCTATCACATTTATTACAATTATATggacatataataattaatttatatgtctttattttattttttaaaaaaaaatttataatacttaaaatatctaaattattactatatataacaatataattaacaccattttttactattttcatatatttacttttttCATCAAAATGTTTTTCAAGCATTGGATCGCTAATACTAAATACGCCATTGATTGATCGTTTATTCGTTTCTTTTTTCATCTCTTTCTTCGTTTCTTTCTTCGCTTCTTTCTTCGCTTCTTTTTTCATCTCATTCTTCGTTTCTTTCTTCGCTTCATTATTTCCCTTCAAATTTGCTGACTGTTTTCcatcatttaatatatctttaacACAACTGCTACTCTCTTCACTAGTATCAAAACAACTTGATGGTGGGGTCGaataatttgtataataATCTGTATAATAATCTGTATAAtaatctttttctttttcgttttcgttttttattgttatttcaGGATTGTCtcctttattaattttttttatttttggagTTTTACCAATTtcgttattttcatttatctgaaatgttttatttttcggTTTTATCttttcatcatatatatCAGAACTTTCAGAGgttgtatatttttctttttctttttccttttccttttccttttctttttCCAATTCATTGTCTCtacaattttcattttttttttttttatattttttcacacCTTTGCTTATTTCGACTTCTACATCTTCGCAATTTTCATACTTCTGATAATCCTTTGCCTTAACCAAAAAGTCgagtttttcatttttatcaagAGAATGATTAGATAGttctaaaaaattaaaattttttttttttcctatttGATAACTATCAATATCAAACGAATAGGTTGTTATATCTTCTTTatcaaaacataaaaatagataatcatagtgtatccattttttttgagATAATTcaagttttttattttctctaTCAATGTTATAAACATtgtcatatattatttttattcgaTCACTAaccatcatattttttaaattattataaatagttAATCTATCAAGACTTACATTTGttatgttattatatttatcaattacatttttacataaatatttatttttatatctaattattataattatgttattaaaaatatattcattattttttagaattttatataatgtatataagCATATATCATTGATTCCCCAAAAAACTAAATTATTGTCTATATTGATACTTTTTTTTGAACACATTTGTTTTGtgataattaaatatttttttttttttttttcttcttctctATATGTTTccatacattttttattatcacaaatttttttttttttaattatatttattttattatctttttttttcaatattttaaaatgtttGTATACGTCTCTAAATCTGTTGTCACTAATTTCAACATGGCATGAGCACGCCTTTATTAATCTTcacataattaaaaaaaatgagcacgttaattttgaaaatgaataaatgaacaaataaataaataaatatatacacctTCAAATTAACGAAATAGTTagtactattttttttttttttttttttttttttttttttttccacctTACCGTAAAATGTTGTGAATAACATTCTTATCATAGtatttgaaaattataatcgatgaaaaaaaagacattAGGAAATGCTTTGTATTCTTGTTTTCATTTTGAActatgatatttttaaaatcataaattttatctttataataaaaatccaGATTATTCAATATCCGTCCTGATGTTACATTGATTATGCTATTTCCAGATCGGCTCACAAATATGTAATAGTTCTGTGCTTGATAAAAATTGAGCTCTGCCAAAAAGTGAAACAAGATGAAACAAGATGAAGCAAGATGAAACAAGATGAAGCAAAATGAAATAAGTGAAACAAATTAGTAAGGGGCAAGGCGGAGTGAAGAGGGTTGCCAACTTTGTAATGCAGAATCATAATTAGTCTCAAATTTTTggtctcatttttttttaccccAAATATGGGCATCTGATGAATAAACAGTTTTTTCAGtatccattttatttttacaatatttttttaaagataaaattgtatgaattatttcattttttttatcagaATCACAATTCTTAAGAAAATTTTGAACATCTTCTATATCacttattttcatataatcaGTTATAGGTGGCAAAAATAAAGTATacttatttaatatatataaagattcTAAAGTGTTtgcttttttctttttttttatcatgttAAAATAATTCAAGATAAAAGGGATATATCCTCGTTCGTTATTTGTGGCAATTATATAATCTACTTCTTTAAAACATATCTTTTCTATTTTTAGTAGAATCTCTTTTGAATTGCTGTAATACTGCGATTGTGAATGGCGTAAGGCAGTTTGATGAAGCGAGCAGATAAGCGAACAAAATAGTTAACTAGCTTGCCtttcacaaaataaaataaaataaaataatgatagatattattttcaattttaccttatcatttaaaacaaacaaatttagggaatatgcatttttatcatcatcacGTAAATTAGATAACCAATCTATATgcttatatttgtatataaaataatttttatttatatttattaattcgtCTAAATGtgtctaaaaaaaaaaaaaaaaaaaaaaaaattaaaaaaatgtatgatAATAAACTTACATTTTAAGACTATGCAAAATGTGTTATAACAAACTTATGTTACCTTGAAAGAAACACAATCGAATATTGTCGATTCAGTAACTAAAATGATTTCATATAGatccaaaaataaaaataacaatattatttcattctaaggaaaaattatataataaaaaatgataacttttttaatattttgttgtaataaaaaaaaaaaaaaaaaaatattgagaTAAACACATTTTACcgttttaaatatatctgggtaaatattttgtaataaaagaaatatatcataataagATAAATTTACAACTTTTTTGTATTCTCTTTCTGTTTTTTTAACACTACTATCATAATTTAACttaataatattcattttttttgtatctaaaaatattatatgtcaaagaaaatatcaaaaatataaacaaccATTTTAAGTGGCAAATACTAATGTCTTTACgcataaataatatgtcAACTAATTTTTGCTTTCTCCATTTCTTACTATTCTCAGATAAGTCATCTCCTATGATCCcctcttttttcttttttatattttcatatatttttttatatgtctTATCAttgttaaaattaaaatatagtaTCTCTATCTTTtcaaaattatcataaaacgTCTTGCTCACTTTAGAAATCTATTACCCAAGCAAAGTCGGGCCAGTGGAAAAAGTGGGAAACACCATGATTCGGTTATTATGGAAAATGGGTAATAGATGCACAGTATCACTCTTTTTTCACTCATTTTTCACTCAGTTTTCACTCTTTTTTCACTCATTTTTCACTCAGTTTTCACTCAGTTTTCACTCAGTTTTCCCTCATTTTTCATTTGCTTATTTTTTGACTTTTTAACGATTCACATACATCAGCAAAACTTATGTGGGCATACAAATTTATTAGCTTATTCAGCTGAACAAAATTGATAGAGTCTCCTTCCCCATTGTTCTTTAGATTCTCGTAATCATACTGCatctatttattaaaaaaggaaGAAGCAACTAATATGTACAATgcaatgtaatatatatgtatgcattataatatgtatatttatgtacATCTCAAACAAGagtttattttttgtgaATCATgtgttaaaataaatttattgaaaatatGTAGATATATGTTTGTACTATTTTGAACTTGTCTGACTtactttattatatatattttttatagtactacttatatttaaatttttatttttaaaatattcaaaatatgcATCTACATCTTTAATTAAATGATCATTTAAATAATCatatataactttattttcaatttcatAGTTTTTTTCTAAATCTTTAATAGATTCTATTTTTATGCTTTTTAATATATGCTGTTTAAACTccacaaataaatatttttttttcattttgtttaaatttttatctCCATCTTTATAAGGAACCTAAAAAGGGAAATAATATGACCCGCCGTCAATTCAAGGAATGTAATAATAAGCATGCACATAGACATGCACATAAATATGTACACATAAACATGCACATAAATATGTACACATAAATATGCACATGTATTGAATCTGATTCTATTTAGTATCCCCTTCTTAGAGTTGCCAAATTAAAATTACAACCATAATGGCGGGTTTGTAGAATAAACAATTTGGCTGCTCAAAATTGGCTACTCAAAATTGGCTACTCAAAATTGGCTGCTCAAAATTGGCTGCTCAAGCTTGGCTACTTCGCATGCTTGGCTACTTCTCAAAATTGCCTACTCAAGCTTGCCTACTTCTCATCTCTAAAACATAAACGCACCAGTTGTGTGGATATTGCAGAATATAAGTCTTGCTTAATTAGGTAGTTGTATTTTTTCAAGTTGTATAAATTAACAAGAATGttaatatctatatttttttttaaccaAACGAATCCGATAATCTTTTCTCTACTATTTAGGATACtaattaatatatcattttctgttttattttcaattataTCATACATTAGATAATTGTTAGGTTTATATTCAGGCtgataaacatattttttgaatagcTCATGCAAATCATATATATCTGAACTAGTGGTTGAAcgtatgtatattttattaacaaacatatttttatttattaaaaaaattttattatattttaaatttgatcttgatatattttttacattatcaTAGGTTAAACTATCTAAATCAATTAATATacctttttttaatatatcaattttttcaatattattttcatttt contains these protein-coding regions:
- a CDS encoding ATP synthase F1subunit beta, with the translated sequence MNKFRFLKSVCSKKFANQINSQSIKTNCRFLSTTENANLKKNNNLSNVKGNVKGSGNVGKISQVIGAVVDVEFQNTPPAILNALEVELDNKKLILEVAQHLGNKVVRTIAMDATDGLIRGQDVIDCGIPISVPVGKETLGRIMNVIGEPIDECGDIKSKKLLPIHRDPPLFTDQSTEPALLITGIKVVDLIAPYAKGGKIGLFGGAGVGKTVLIMELINNVAKKHGGYSVFAGVGERTREGNDLYHEMLTTGVIKKKKIKDNEYDFSGSKAALVYGQMNEPPGARARVALTGLTVAEYFRDEENQDVLLFVDNIYRFTQAGSEVSALLGRIPSAVGYQPTLATDLGALQERITTTKNGSITSVQAVYVPADDLTDPAPATTFSHLDATTVLSRSIAELGIYPAVDPLDSTSRMLTPDIVGIEQYEVARNIQQILQDYKSLQDIIAILGIDELSEQDKLTVARARKVQRFLSQPFAVAEVFTGKPGRFVELEDTIKGFSELLKGNCDDLPEMAFYMVGGLDEVKSKAIEMAKQV